A window of Eriocheir sinensis breed Jianghai 21 chromosome 63, ASM2467909v1, whole genome shotgun sequence contains these coding sequences:
- the LOC126986909 gene encoding spectrin alpha chain-like isoform X2, whose amino-acid sequence MEGNIVVKEVSILETAEDIQDRRDQVLSRYSQFRSEARRKRDKLEDSRRFQYFKRDADELESWIHEKLQAASDESYKDPTNLQAKIQKHQAFEAEVAAHSNAIVVLDNTGSEMISEQHFAADVIRQKLDELHRLWELLLSRLADKGMRLQQALVLVQFQRQCDEVMYWINDKEAYVTSEEFGVDLEHVEVLQRKFDEFQKDMAAQEYRVTEVNALAEKLVSEGHPEVEVITKRKNELNEAWQRLRQLALNRQEKLFGAHEIQRFNRDADETIAWIAEKDVVLSSDDYGRDLASVQTLQRKHEGLERDLAALEDKVSTLGEEATRLCGIHSDHAEQTKAKLAEIEHSWSTLTSKAQERRRRLDDSYYLHRFLSDFRDLISWINDMRAIISADELAKDVAGAEALLERHQEHKGEIDAREDSFKTSREAGEKLVEKNHHASEEVKEKLVTLKQEKAALLALWEERRILYEQCMDLQLFYRDTEQADTWMAKQEAFLENEDLGDSIDSVEALIKKHEDFEKSLAAQEEKIKALDEFATKLMEGQHYAADDVSQRRELLLERRSDLLEMSARRRTMLEDSYRLQQFERDCDETKGWINEKLKFATDDSYLDPTNLNGKVQKHQNFDQELSANKSRIEEITSTGKELLDAEHYASDKISSRMEEIVQLWTSLEDATRRKGSKLEEASQQQQFNRGVEDIELWLSEIEGQLMSEDFGKDLTAVKNLLKKQALLEADVAAHQDRIDGVRIAADQFVDRGHFDADNIKAKQMTLQERYNALQKPMTLRKDRLKDSLLVQQLFRDIDDEEAWIREKEPIAGSTNRGRDLIGVQNLIKKHQAVLAEVNNHEHRIVAVTSSGEDMISDGHFAGEEIKQRVNTLNQHWAQLKDRANQRRQDLDDSLQAHQYFADANEAESWMKEKEPIASGGDFGKDEDSAEALLKKHEALMSDLEAFSSTIAALDEQAAACRQQEVPVTDITGKECVVALYDYTEKSPREVSMKKNDVLTLLNATNKDWWKVEVNDRQGFVPAAYVKKIDSGLTASQQNLADGNSIAARQNQIRGQYKNLMELARDRQKKLSVTVQACVLVREAAELSQWIKDKEQHAQIEDVGEDLEQVEVLQKKFDDFKTDLQANEVRLAEMNEIALQLMSIGQTEAALKIQTQIEELNTKWNSLHQMAQERQFQLGSAHEVQRFHRDVDETKDWIQEKDEALNNDDCGRDLRSVQALQRKHEGLERDLAALGDKIRQLDETANRLMQTHPEAADTIYGKQREINELWTQLTAKANARKEKLLDSYDLQRFLSDYRDLSSWIASMMGLVSSDELATDVTGAEALLERHQEHRTEIDARAGTFQAFELFGHQLLQSGHFASAEVQEKLEAMNRAREELERAWIARRMKLDQCLELQLFYRDCEQAENWMSSREAFLSSDEADAKADNVEALIKKHEDFDKAINAQEEKIAALNLFADQLVAAEHYAMKDIGDKRGQVLDRWQHLKEALIEKRSKLGESQTLQQFSRDADEIENWIAEKLQVATEESFKDPANIQSKHQKHQAFEAELAANADRIQSVLSMGQNLIDKHQCAGSEEAVQQRLESISEQWDFLTQKSAEKSLKLKEANKQRTFIAAVKDLDFWLGEVESLLTNEDVGKDLASVQNLMKKHQLVEADIQAHDDRISDMNGQADSLVESGQFDTANIQEKRQSINERYERIKNLAAHRQSRLNEALTLHQFFRDIADEESWIKEKKLLVASEDFGRDLTGVQNLRKKHKRLEAELASHEPAIQAVQEAGEKLMGVSNVGVSEIESRLQQLSETWSQLKTMAEQRGQKLEQSLTYQQFLAKVEEEEAWISEKTQLLSVPDYGDNMAAAQGLLKKHDAFETDFAVHRDRCNDVCVAGAKLVADGNHHGDSIKQRCQQLKDKLDALNEIATRRKRKLADNLAYLQFIWKADVVESWIADKESHVKSEEFGRDLSSVQTLLTKQETFDAGLAAFEHEGIQNITTLKDQLVSGNHEQSESIIKRHADVVARWNKLLSDSLERKNKLLVMQEQFREIEELYLSFAKKASAFNSWFENAEEDLTDPVRCNSIEEIKALREAHAQFQASLSSAQADFEALAALDQQIKSYNVGPNPYTWFTMEALEDTWQNLQKIIKERDMELSKEAQRQEENDKLRKEFAKHANAFHQLLTDTRFHLLGFSLIGYDERSSMMEGSGTLEQQLEATRQKAAEVRARRSDLKKIEDLGQILEEHLILDNRYTEHSTVGLAQQWDQLDQLGMRMQHNLEQQIQARNQSGVSEDALKEFSMMFKHFDKEKCGRLNHAEFKSCLRALGYDLPMIEEGQNDPEFEAILDVVDPNRDGAVSLQEYMAFMISKETENVHSSEEIQNAFRAIAAGERPYVLREELYQNLTKEMADYCVGRMKPYTDPKTGSAVPGALDYMEFTHTLFSQ is encoded by the exons ATGGAGGGTAACATTGTGGTGAAGGAGGTGTCGATCCTGGAGACTGCCGAGGACATCCAGGACCGGAGAGACCAGGTCCTCTCGCGGTATTCCCAGTTCCGCTCTGAGGCTCGCAGGAAGAGAGATAAGCTTGAGGATTCACGCCGATTCCAG TATTTCAAGCGTGATGCTGATGAGCTGGAGTCCTGGATTCATGAGAAGCTTCAGGCAGCTTCTGATGAAAGCTACAAAGATCCCACCAACCTGCAAGCCAAGATCCAGAAGCACCAGGCCTTTGAGGCCGAGGTGGCTGCCCACTCCAATGCCATTGTGGTGCTGGACAATACTGGCTCTGAGATGATCAGCGAGCAGCACTTTGCTGCTGATGTCATCCGGCAGAAGCTTG ATGAGCTGCATCGGCTGTGGGAGCTGTTGCTGAGCCGCTTGGCAGACAAGGGGATGCGCCTGCAGCAGGCTCTGGTCCTGGTGCAGTTCCAGCGCCAGTGTGATGAAGTCATGTACTGGATCAATGACAAGGAGGCATATGTGACCTCAGAAGAGTTTGGTGTTGACCTGGAGCATGTGGAGGTGCTGCAGAGAAAGTTTGATGAGTTCCAGAAGGACATGGCTGCCCAGGAATACCGTGTCACTGAGGTTAATGCTCTGGCAGAGAAGCTGGTGAGTGAGGGACACCCAGAGGTGGAGGTCATCACCAAGAGGAAGAACGAACTGAACGAAGCATGGCAGCGTTTGCGCCAGCTGGCTCTCAACCGTCAGGAGAAGCTGTTTGGCGCTCACGAGATTCAGCGTTTCAACAGGGATGCTGATGAAACCATTGCCTGGATTGCAGAGAAAGATGTTGTCCTCTCTTCAGATGACTATGGCCGTGACCTTGCATCAGTCCAGACTCTGCAGCGAAAGCATGAAGGTCTGGAACGTGACCTTGCCGCCTTGGAGGACAAAGTTTCTACCCTTGGGGAAGAAGCAACTCGTCTGTGTGGAATCCATTCTGACCATGCTGAGCAGACAAAGGCAAAGTTGGCAGAGATTGAGCATTCTTGGTCCACCCTGACTTCCAAGGCTCAGGAGAGGCGCCGTCGTCTTGATGACTCCTACTACTTGCACCGCTTCCTCTCTGACTTCAGAGACCTCATCTCTTGGATCAATGACATGCGTGCTATTATTTCTGCTGATGAGTTAGCCAAGGATGTAGCAGGGGCTGAAGCTCTCCTGGAGCGCCACCAGGAGCACAAGGGAGAAATTGATGCCCGTGAAGACAGCTTCAAAACAAGCCGTGAGGCTGGTGAAAAACTTGTGGAAAAGAATCATCATGCATCTGAGGAAGTCAAGGAAAAGCTTGTGACCCTCAAACAGGAGAAGGCTGCCCTGCTGGCCCTGTGGGAGGAGCGACGCATCCTGTATGAGCAGTGCATGGATCTGCAGCTGTTCTACCGTGACACAGAGCAGGCTGACACTTGGATGGCCAAGCAAGAAGCTTTCCTGGAAAATGAAGATCTTGGAGATTCCATTGATTCTGTTGAAGCTCTGATTAAGAAACATGAAGACTTTGAAAAATCTCTTGCTGCTCAGGAAGAAAAGATCAAGGCTTTGGATGAATTTGCCACCAAACTGATGGAAGGGCAGCATTATGCTGCAGATGATGTGTCTCAGAGGCGAGAACTTCTCCTGGAGCGTCGCTCAGATCTGCTGGAAATGTCTGCTCGTCGTAGAACCATGCTTGAAGACTCCTACCGTCTCCAGCAATTTGAACGTGACTGTGATGAAACAAAGGGATGGATTAACGAGAAGCTGAAGTTTGCCACTGATGATAGCTACCTTGACCCAACAAACCTTAATGGTAAGGTTCAAAAGCACCAAAACTTTGACCAGGAACTGAGTGCCAACAAGTCACGCATTGAAGAAATCACTTCAACAGGAAAGGAGCTGCTCGATGCTGAACATTATGCCAGTGATAAGATCAGTAGCCGCATGGAGGAGATTGTCCAGCTGTGGACCTCTCTGGAGGATGCAACTCGCAGGAAGGGGTCAAAGCTTGAGGAAGCTTCACAGCAACAGCAGTTTAACCGAGGAGTAGAGGACATTGAGTTGTGGCTGTCTGAAATTGAGGGGCAGCTCATGAGTGAAGACTTTGGCAAGGATCTCACAGCTGTAAAGAACCTCTTGAAGAAGCAGGCCTTGCTTGAGGCCGATGTTGCTGCCCACCAGGATAGGATTGATGGAGTGAGAATTGCTGCTGACCAATTTGTTGATCGTGGGCACTTTGATGCCGACAACATTAAGGCCAAGCAAATGACCCTCCAGGAACGTTACAACGCTCTGCAGAAGCCAATGACCTTGCGCAAGGACCGCCTCAAAGACTCCCTGCTGGTACAGCAGTTGTTCCGAGACATTGACGACGAAGAGGCCTGGATCCGGGAGAAGGAGCCCATTGCTGGCTCCACCAACCGTGGCCGAGATCTCATTGGTGTTCAGAACCTGATCAAGAAGCACCAGGCAGTTCTTGCTGAAGTGAACAATCATGAACACAGGATTGTTGCTGTTACATCGTCTGGGGAGGACATGATCAGTGACGGGCACTTTGCTGGGGAAGAGATCAAGCAGCGGGTCAACACCCTCAACCAGCACTGGGCGCAGCTGAAGGACCGAGCCAACCAGCGCCGCCAAGACCTGGACGACTCCCTGCAAGCCCACCAGTACTTTGCTGATGCTAACGAGGCAGAGtcatggatgaaggaaaaggagccCATTGCTTCTGGAGGAGATTTTGGCAAGGACGAAGACTCTGCTGAGGCTCTACTGAAAAAGCACGAGGCTCTGATGAGTGACTTGGAGGCCTTCAGCTCCACCATCGCTGCCCTGGACGAGCAGGCTGCAGCATGCCGTCAACAGGAGGTGCCAGTCACTGACATCACAGGGAAGGAATGTGTTGTCGCACTCTACGATTACACGGAGAAGTCACCACGTGAAGTCTCCATGAAGAAGAACGATGTGCTGACCCTCCTCAATGCCACCAACAAGGACTggtggaaggtggaggtgaaCGACCGCCAAGGCTTTGTGCCGGCAGCCTATGTGAAGAAGATTGACTCTGGGCTGACAGCATCCCAGCAGAACCTGGCTGACGGGAATTCCATTGCTGCTCGTCAGAACCAGATCAGG GGCCAGTATAAGAATTTGATGGAACTGGCTCGGGACCGCCAAAAGAAGCTGAGTGTGACCGTGCAGGCCTGCGTGCTGGTGAGGGAGGCAGCTGAGCTCTCCCAGTGGATCAAGGACAAGGAGCAGCATGCACAGATTGAGGATGTTGGAGAGGATCTGGAGCAG GTGGAAGTACTTCAGAAGAAGTTTGATGACTTCAAGACAGACCTTCAGGCCAATGAAGTGCGTCTAGCTGAGATGAACGAGATCGCCCTACAACTGATGAGTATTGGCCAGACCGAGGCAGCTCTCAAGATCCAGACACAGATTGAAGAACTCAACACCAAGTGGAACTCTCTCCACCAGATGGCTCAG gaGCGTCAGTTCCAGCTGGGCTCAGCTCATGAAGTTCAGCGTTTCCATCGTGACGTTGATGAGACGAAGGACTGGATCCAAGAGAAGGATGAAGCCCTTAACAATGACGACTGTGGCCGGGACTTGCGCAGTGTGCAGGCCCTGCAGCGTAAACATGAAG GGCTGGAGCGTGATTTGGCCGCCTTGGGAGACAAGATCCGTCAGCTGGATGAGACAGCCAACAGGCTGATGCAGACCCACCCAGAGGCAGCAGACACCATCTATGGCAAGCAGAGGGAAATCAATGAACTCTGGACTCAGCTGACTGCCAAG GCCAATGCAAGAAAGGAAAAGCTGCTGGACTCGTACGATCTCCAACGTTTCCTTAGCGACTACCGTGACCTCAGCTCCTGGATTGCCTCCATGATGGGGCTCGTGAGCTCTGATGAGTTGGCCACTGATGTCACAGGGGCTGAGGCTTTGCTGGAGAGGCACCAG GAACACCGGACAGAAATTGATGCTCGGGCTGGCACCTTCCAAGCCTTTGAGCTCTTTGGACATCAGTTGCTGCAGTCAGGTCACTTTGCTTCTGCTGAGGTCCAGGAGAAGTTGGAGGCCATGAATAGGGCTCGAGAGGAGCTTGAGAG GGCATGGATTGCACGTCGCATGAAGTTGGACCAGTGCCTAGAACTCCAGCTGTTCTACCGAGACTGTGAGCAAGCCGAAAACTGGATGTCATCTCGAGAGGCTTTCCTGtcgtctgatgaagctgatgcCAAGGCTGATAATGTGGAGGCACTCATTAAGAAACACGAGGACTTCGATAAGGCCATCAATGCCCAAGAGGAGAAAATAGCTGCTCTGAACTTGTTTGCTGATCAGCTTGTTGCTGCTGAACACTATGCCATGAAAGATATTGGGGACAAGAGAGGACAAGTGCTGGATCGCTGGCAGCACCTGAAGGAGGCTCTCATTGAGAAGCGCTCCAAGCTTGGGGAGTCTCAGACATTGCAACAGTTCTCTCGTGATGCTGATGAGATTGAGAACTGGATCGCTGAAAAGCTGCAAGTTGCCACCGAGGAAAGCTTCAAGGATCCAGCTAATATTCAGTCCAAGCACCAGAAGCACCAAGCATTTGAGGCTGAATTAGCTGCAAATGCTGATCGAATCCAGAGTGTTCTGTCAATGGGACAGAACCTGATTGATAAGCACCAGTGTGCTGGCTCGGAGGAGGCCGTGCAGCAGAGGCTGGAATCCATCTCAGAGCAGTGGGACTTCCTGACTCAAAAATCAGCTGAAAAATCTCTGAAGCTGAAAGAGGCAAACAAGCAAAGGACATTTATTGCAGCTGTAAAGGATTTGGACTTCTGGCTTGGTGAGGTAGAGTCTCTGCTCACCAATGAAGATGTGGGCAAAGACCTTGCCAGTGTTCAGAACTTGATGAAGAAGCACCAGCTTGTCGAAGCAGACATCCAAGCCCACGATGACCGCATCAGTGACATGAACGGGCAAGCTGATTCCCTTGTAGAAAGTGGTCAGTTTGACACTGCAAATATTCAGGAGAAGCGTCAGAGCATCAATGAGAGATATGAGCGCATCAAGAACTTGGCCGCCCACCGCCAGTCTAGGCTGAATGAAGCTCTCACCCTTCATCAGTTCTTCAGAGACATTGCAGATGAGGAATCATGGATCAAGGAAAAGAAACTTCTTGTTGCCTCTGAAGACTTTGGACGAGACCTGACTGGTGTGCAGAACCTCAGGAAGAAGCACAAGCGTCTGGAAGCAGAGTTGGCTTCCCATGAGCCAGCCATCCAAGCTGTGCAAGAAGCTGGAGAGAAGCTGATGGGCGTGTCTAATGTGGGTGTGTCGGAGATAGAGAGTCGTCTCCAGCAGCTGTCTGAAACCTGGTCCCAACTGAAGACCATGGCTGAGCAGCGTGGGCAGAAATTGGAGCAGTCTCTTACTTACCAGCAGTTCCTTgctaaggtggaggaggaggaggcctggatCAGTGAGAAGACTCAGCTTCTCTCTGTCCCAGACTATGGAGACAACATGGCTGCTGCCCAAGGTCTCCTGAAGAAGCATGATGCCTTTGAGACTGACTTTGCTGTTCACCGTGACCGCTGCAATGACGTGTGTGTGGCCGGAGCCAAGCTGGTGGCAGATGGCAATCACCACGGAGACTCCATCAAGCAGCGGTGCCAGCAGCTGAAGGACAAGTTGGATGCTCTGAACGAAATTGCTACCCGCAGGAAGAGGAAGCTTGCAGACAACCTGGCTTACCTCCAGTTCATCTGGAAGGCTGATGTGGTGGAGTCGTGGATTGCTGATAAGGAGTCGCATGTCAAGTCTGAGGAGTTTGGACGTGACCTAAGTTCTGTCCAGACACTCCTCACTAAGCAAGAAACCTTTGATGCTG GCCTTGCTGCTTTTGAGCATGAGGGTATCCAGAACATCACTACCCTCAAGGACCAGTTGGTGTCTGGTAACCATGAGCAGAGTGAATCTATCATCAAGCGTCACGCTGATGTTGTGGCTCGCTGGAACAAACTCCTCAGCGATTCCCTTGAGCGCAAGAACAAGCTGTTAGTGATGCAG GAACAGTTCCGTGAAATTGAGGAGCTCTACCTCTCCTTTGCCAAGAAGGCCTCTGCCTTCAACTCATGGTTTGAAAATGCTGAGGAGGATCTGACTGACCCAGTGCGTTGCAACAG CATTGAAGAAATCAAGGCTCTGCGAGAGGCTCATGCCCAGTTCCAGGCCTCCCTCTCCTCAGCCCAAGCAGACTTTGAGGCTCTGGCTGCCCTTGACCAGCAGATCAAGAGTTACAATGTTGGCCCAAACCCCTACACCTGGTTTACCATGGAGGCTCTGGAAGACACGTGGCAGAACCTTCAGAAAATCATTAAG GAACGAGACATGGAGCTGTCCAAGGAGGCGCAGCGgcaggaagagaatgataaaCTGAGGAAAGAGTTTGCCAAGCACGCAAATGCCTTCCACCAGTTGTTGACAGATACAAG GTTCCACCTCCTGGGTTTCTCCCTTATCGGCTATGATGAGAG ATCCTCCATGATGGAGGGCTCAGGTACCCTGGAGCAACAGCTTGAGGCCACACGGCAGAAGGCTGCTGAAGTGCGAGCACGCCGGTCAGACCTCAAAAAAATTGAGGACCTGGGGCAGATCTTGGAGGAGCACCTCATCCTGGACAACAGATACACAGAGCACAG CACGGTAGGGTTGGCACAGCAGTGGGATCAGTTAGATCAGTTGGGGATGCGCATGCAGCACAACTTGGAGCAGCAGATTCAGGCCCGCAACCAGTCTGGAGTGTCAGAAGATGCCCTCAAAGAGTTCAGCATGATGTTCAAA CACTTCGACAAAGAGAAGTGTGGTCGTCTGAACCATGCAGAGTTTAAGTCCTGCCTGCGAGCGCTGGGCTATGACCTACCCATGATTGAGGAGGGACAAAACGACCCAGAATTTGAGGCAATCTTAGATGTGGTTGATCCAAACCGTGATGGTGCAGTCTCCCTCCAGGAATACATGGCCTTCATGATTTCCAAGGAGACGGAGAATGTTCACAGCTCAGAGGAGATCCAAAATGCCTTCCGCGCAATTGCTGCTGGGGAGCGTCCTTATGTCTTACGAGAAGAGCTTTACCAG AACCTCACCAAGGAGATGGCGGACTACTGTGTGGGGCGGATGAAGCCCTACACGGACCCCAAGACGGGCAGTGCTGTTCCTGGGGCACTAGATTACATGGAGTTCACACACACGCTGTTCTCCCAGTAG